The following proteins are encoded in a genomic region of Plasmodium coatneyi strain Hackeri chromosome 2, complete sequence:
- a CDS encoding SICA antigen produces MIIDIHLEVLDECQKGDLHLTNEDFLKIIVEEFIGPQYIKQENFPKEQVPSSDSGFTEEGFVPMEDVPMEGGPKEGVPKKDVLKERVPSSDSVF; encoded by the coding sequence atgattattgatattcatttagaagtcttagacgaatgtcaaaagggggacctGCATTTGACGAACGAAGACTTCCTTAAAATAATTGTAGAAGAATTTATTGGACCCCAATAtataaaacaagaaaattttcctaaggaacaggttccaagttcagattccgggtttacgGAGGAAGGCTTTGTTCCaatggaagatgttcctatggaaggtggtcctaaggaaggtgttcctaagaaagatgttcttaaggaacgggttccaagttcagattccgtgTTTTAG